A section of the Primulina eburnea isolate SZY01 chromosome 1, ASM2296580v1, whole genome shotgun sequence genome encodes:
- the LOC140830933 gene encoding uncharacterized protein isoform X1 — protein sequence MSPNVQINVIRMLEKMKQKRVKDKDFSEFTSQLDGSTLSKLSELNKEVLERCKHIIFPISYRAHWILLGYTRGDQYFTLRDSLNGPVYKGAAKKIAKFMSGYLWNVKNCDVGKGEVIALKCRQHRNDLNCGVYVCLWGECFARDNPTFWNEEWNTSMEGYRARIALAILSDERGLFKGLK from the exons ATGTCTCCCAATGTGCAG aTTAACGTGATTCGGATGCTCGAGAAAATGAAGCAGAAGAGGGTCAAAGATAAAGATTTTTCTGAATTTACATCACAGTTGGACGGAAGTACATTGAGCAAGTTGTCTGAACTGAACAAAGAGGTTCTAGAACGCTGTAAGCACATAATTTTCCCGATTAGTTACAGAGCACATTGGATCTTGCTCGGGTATACTCGAGGCGATCAGTATTTCACACTAAGGGATTCTCTTAATGGTCCTGTTTACAAAGGTGCAGCCAAGAAAATT GCCAAATTTATGTCTGGATATCTTTGGAATGTGAAAAATTGTGATGTTGGCAAAGGTGAAGTGATTGCGTTAAAATGTAGGCAACACAGAAATGATTTGAATTGTGGTGTTTATGTTTGTCTATGGGGTGAATGTTTTGCTAGAGATAACCCGACATTTTGGAATGAAGAATGGAATACTTCAATGGAAGGATATAGAGCTCGGATTGCTTTGGCGATTTTGTCTGATGAACGAGGCTTGTTCAAAGGTTTAAAATGA
- the LOC140830933 gene encoding uncharacterized protein isoform X2, with amino-acid sequence MSPNVQINVIRMLEKMKQKRVKDKDFSEFTSQLDGSTLSKLSELNKEVLERCKHIIFPISYRAHWILLGYTRGDQYFTLRDSLNGPVYKGAAKKIAKFMSGYLWNVKNCDVGKEITRHFGMKNGILQWKDIELGLLWRFCLMNEACSKV; translated from the exons ATGTCTCCCAATGTGCAG aTTAACGTGATTCGGATGCTCGAGAAAATGAAGCAGAAGAGGGTCAAAGATAAAGATTTTTCTGAATTTACATCACAGTTGGACGGAAGTACATTGAGCAAGTTGTCTGAACTGAACAAAGAGGTTCTAGAACGCTGTAAGCACATAATTTTCCCGATTAGTTACAGAGCACATTGGATCTTGCTCGGGTATACTCGAGGCGATCAGTATTTCACACTAAGGGATTCTCTTAATGGTCCTGTTTACAAAGGTGCAGCCAAGAAAATT GCCAAATTTATGTCTGGATATCTTTGGAATGTGAAAAATTGTGATGTTGGCAAAG AGATAACCCGACATTTTGGAATGAAGAATGGAATACTTCAATGGAAGGATATAGAGCTCGGATTGCTTTGGCGATTTTGTCTGATGAACGAGGCTTGTTCAAAGGTTTAA